The Syngnathus scovelli strain Florida chromosome 11, RoL_Ssco_1.2, whole genome shotgun sequence region AGGATTTGATATTAAAGATTTTGAAATGGAGTCAAAAGTTTCAAAGTAGCAATTCAAGGCAGTTGGGTGTTTTGAAGCTAGCGTTTCAAAGTTTCTGTTATAATATTAAGAGTgtttaattttgaaatttgttttGACGTTTGTAGACTACTCTTTTGACACTTTAAgtgcttttctttctcttttgttCCTTTTACACATAACCGCATTAACGTAACAACCAGGCTAAAAATGAAACAAGCCAAATCACGTaacgatgaagaaaaaaaaactagtgcactgtaattctttttttttgggcgcaGACATGTTGACATGGAAGGTACCAAAGTGCACCATGAACGCATCACAGCCAGATTAGATGCTCGCTGTCCCAACTCTCCCCCTCAGGGTGAGGAGGCGGCGAGGCGGAGAGTGGCGACGGGAGGACGGCGAGGAGGATTGTGATTGGTGCTACGGCTCATCCCTCATTCTTGGCAGCCTATCGCACCCGGAGACGAGctgctgctggctggctggctggctgctggtGTGGTACAGCACCGTGCGAGGCGAGCTGAGACAACCCCGAGATAACAGCTGCACTGGAGGAAGAAAGGAAAAACTGTCGAGGTGAGGTCtcttttctgtgtgtgtttgacagCGGCCAGGCCACTTGAAAGTTgatttgacacttttttttaaaaaaaagggatgaCTTCCAACATCGGACACCTCCGCTAAGTTAGCCGCGGACTGGTTTCCTAGCCACTTGAGAGCTAAGTTGAGCTAGTGGCTAGCATTGGGAGGCTAGTCGATGAgtgtggaggaggaagaggagcaggaggagaaggaggggtGGGGGCTTTTCTCCACTTTTAAACCCGATATCAAAGTCGTCGCTGAGGGTACCGAATGACGCCCCAAAGTCGTTACGCTGACCATCTCGTTCGGCGGTCACTCCCCCGCCACGCCACCCCCCACCCTCCTGCTCGAGTTGCTCCTTGTCGAGGATGTGACCTTCCTGAGCTTCCGAAAAGCATGAAAGCCATCCATCGGCGAGCCTCCACTCGATGGTGGCCTAGCGCGGCGAGCTAAAGCTAAACCAAGCGCCCGACTCTCCAGCTCCGCGGTAGTTGGCCACTGGCCCCCCCACCAACCTCGCCGGTATCGGGTAGCGAATAAAAATATCTCCCTCTTTCGAACGTTTGCGGGGGGGTGTTCAAACCGAACAGCATTCGCTTTGCTTTCGGCTCCTGCGGAATAACCAGTCGGTCAGGTTGTCAAGACGAGCGAATGCTAAGTGAAGCTAGGCGGCTAGCCCGGGACACCTCGGTACAGAATGGTAAACTATTTTCTCACTTCTCAACTGAAGTCGAACACATTTCTATTGATAAACTTCACACCTCTTTTATGGGCGTCTAATGTGTTTCGATAGAATTGTCAAGATTTTGCGAGAATTCCATCCACCCAACGccatttcttcaaagttgtgcaATCGTttaatgaaacaaaacaacaaactatttttttttgcatactcCGAATGATGTACAATCAAACAAGGAAACTGTTCATTTGGACGCATAATGTTCAACTGACTTGCGAGTAAATGCCTCGCAGTGTGCAATGAACTTTGGACAGAGTTTTTTAGTCAGTAAAAGATAAATGGGTCTTGCTGCTCAGCTCTTGTGACATGGAAGATTCTTCCTTGTTAACTCGTATATGTGAGTTGACTCTAAATGCTTGAATTGGCGTATAAATCTAGAGTTAGTGTTTCTAGTAAATATCAATGTTTCAGAAATAGTTAAGAGTATATTCAGGGTCAAGATTTCAAAGTCAGGTTTCAACTCAAGGTTAGGCTTTCAGATCAGGATGTGAAGTCTTGTTCTGGGTGGTATGTCAAGGTTCCAGCAAATGTATGTTTCTGACTTGGATTTAAAGCATTTTAAATTCAGGTTTCGGGAGTTATTTGAGGAAGACTTGAATTAGAGTGTCCAAAAAAAGTTGGTTTCAAAGTAGAAATTCAATGTGAAAAGTAAGGTTTTAGTTCTGGGTTAGAAATTCAAATTAGGGTGTGAAATCTGGTTATGGTTTCAAGCAAATTCATGTCTcaaaataaagctgattctgattaacTGTGCCGCTGGTGTCAGGAAGAGGGGAGTCCTTAAATAAGGAGGGATCCACTGCATACATTTTAAAGTTGAGCAAATTGATTAACCAACATGTGTTTCGCTCATGTTTACTAAATTAGCTCACCATTATACTGTGTGGTAGACCCCTTCTTATTTAAGGAGCTTTAAAGTTATATCATGAATCCCTGTAATTGGCTTGAATATGAACCTGTCTGACATGATCTTTGATGAGTCATTAGCCGTGTGTGTTCTCAAGTGAATGCATACAGAATGACTGACCTCACACAAACTCCCTCGCTGCGCTTTGATTTTGAATTGGGCTTTGTAACGCTCCATCACGTGACCTCACAGCTGGTCACGATGGACTTCAGAATCGCCATCGAATGTGTCAAGGAAGCATCATTCAACCCACGAGTAATTCCCGTAAGCCATAAATAGAGAACTAATAACACTAACTATGGCAGGAACTTGGCTTGCCTTTTTTTCTGCAGGAGGACGTGTTGTCTGACACGGCTGCACAAAGTGGTTCATTACGTTCTGTTGGCAACCTCCAAACAAAATACCTTTTGCAGAGACGCCAAGAGCAAAAGTGTGGATACACAGTGACCTCATTAGCAAACAGTCCATCCTTAACAACTCTCATGGCAGCTGTTTTGAAATTTTCAAAAGGCGCTCAAAAGAATATTGTGTTCTTGTGATGCAACATGTATCGCTGACGTCCACATTGAAGTCATCCTCATCAGCAAGCAAGGTTTTTGTGATAAAGAATatggtagattttttttcccccctcagtcTTAATGTAACAATGAAAACTGCtccaagtaaaaagtgctagggGTGGTAATGCCCAAGTGAGCTTTTTGTTGACTGAAATGTGTCACaaatactcttgttttgttatctGAAGCTGTTCTTGTTTTTGCCCACAGCCTGAAGAAAGCTTCTAGAATTGATTGGGCCGACTCGCCGAAAACGAGCAGAGACAAATCTGTGGAGATGTGGGATGGGGAAGAAGGCAAGTTGGACGTTCGGCCCAGCCTTCCACTCGCCTTTCCTGCAAACATCAGAAACATGTTTTTAACATGAAGGAAAAAGCAGAACACGCCCCGGTGTTACAAATATGTCTGAGCGACATCACTGTGTGACCTGTAAAATATAATACACATGATTTCTGTGTTGGCTGACATTTCTGATGACTGTTGACAGGTGTGAAGGAGGAGGATGAGAAGCCACTAACACAAGGACCCTCCAAAGTCACGCCCACAGAAATGACCGACCACCGAGATGTGCGGGACACGTCAGTCGACACGATGGATGGGGCaaacgaggaagaggaggaagaagaggatgcCAACACTTTGCAAGGCCACGACGAAGCACAGGGGCAACCCGACTCGTCCCTCGAAGGTATCGCGAGAGGCCAGTCGCCGTCTTCCCCGCCTCAGGAGGCTGACACCGATCCCGACTTCGACCCCTTGGATTTGCACGGAGATTCGTACCCCTGTCAGCACTGTGAGCGGCACTTCTCCACCAGGCAGGGTCTGGAGCGTCACATCCACATTCACACCGCCACTGGCCAGCAAGCGCAGCTCTTCAATTGCAGATACTGTAGCAAGTCCTTTGGCTCTCAGGTGGGTCGGCGGCGCCACGAGAGGAGGCATGAGAGCGGCCTCAAGAAGAAGCCCGGCTCCTTGGCCGGAACGGCTCATCTGCTCAGCCCTTTGGTGCAGACGGACATTTCCGCTCCCGACCGCACAAGCCCTACCAATCAATACGCCGCCGTGGGGTCGCAGCTTACGGGAGGACCCGCGCACTATTCTGAAACGGTGAGGAAGGAATCTGGCCCGCATGCCGACCCTCCCTTCGTCTTGGATGAAAACGGGGCGCCCAAAGAGCTCCATCCTTGCAAGTACTGTAACAAAGCGTTTGGCACACACACTAATATGCGGCGGCACCAGCGCCGAATACACGAACGACACTTGTTACCCAAGGGCGTTCGCCGGAAAGGCATGCTACTGCAGGAGGCGTCGGCGCAGCCACGGCCCGATGCGTCGCCCAATGCCGGCCCCGCCCTCGTGTACGTACCCAGCGCCGACACAGAAGACGAGACCGACCGGGACGATTATGTCGTAGACATATCCAAAAACATCTCTGAGAATTTGAGCTTCTACATCGATGGCAAAATCGTGTCTACCAATACGGTGAGCACTTGTGAGGTCATCGAGGTGGACACTCGATCGGCCGCCCTTTTTGGTCTGGACGCGGTCATCATCAGCCCCAGTCAGCTCAGTCAGGCGCTCAAGGTGGAGGCTCGGGCCAGCACCGCCAAGCAGTCGTCCAACTTCTATCCGGCTCCTTCCAAAAGACGAACGTCGACGCCGCCTCTTCTTCCCGGTCTCAAAGTCGAGACAGAAACGGCATCGTCGTCCTCGCCGAACTCGCTTATCCAGCAAGCGGCAGATTCGTCGGGATTCCAACGTGAGAAAACCGTTTATCTGTCACCGAAGCTTAAGCAGCTCCTCCAGACACAAGACGTTCAGAAGTCCATCACGTTCATCGCGGACAGTCACAGGCTGACCTCGCCGCTTTCCGTCACGCCGCCCCAAGGTCCCCCGAGTCGGTTTAAAAGGCGAACGACCTCACCCCCGTCGTCATCGCAGCCGGGTTCGCCCTTTAGAGCAGAGGCTTGCAAGGCTGAGACGGTGAACCCGTACGCCCTCAAGGTGCCAAAGCTGGAGAACCTCAGTAGCTCCTCTCTGGACAAGGAAGACACCGCAGCCTTGAGCCCTTGTGGAAGTAACGTCGCTCAAACCTCctccggcagcggcggcggcaacaCTTGCAATCAGCAACCCTTGGACCTGTCCAACACTGTCAGTCGAAGAAGCGACACCCCCAACAAGGTCGTCGGCGATTCGGCTCTTGATTTGAGCTTGCATCGGAAGAGCGTTGCCGATCCGGACGTAAAGGGAAGTGCAGTGCCGCAGCTGCAAGTAAAAAAGAGGAAGCCAAACACCAGCATGCTTGAAAAGGTACTGATGAACGAGTACGTGGGTTTGCCCTTGCCGACGGAGGAGGGACCCGCGCCGCTCGCCAACCTGGCTTTTCAACCGCAGTCTCCCAATGTGGATTCTGCCCACCCTTCGCCTCCGTCCTTAACCCCCGTCACCATGAACCCCTCCTCACCCGGCACCTCCAGCGTGACATCCACAACGCCGCCACCGCCCGTACTCCCCACCATGCCATCGCCGCAAGCAATAGCAAATTCTCCCCTTTCCCAGCCCTCGGACTCATCGGCCCAGCGGCCTCTTCCTGTCCTATCGCCAAAGATGTCGCCAAGGTCGCCGCAGGTTCCCTCGGAAGAGGCAGAGAGTTTGTTCGCCGGCGACGAGGAAGAGCAGCATCATTCTGAGACACTGGACTCCCCCGACACTCCACTCCAAGAACCTGCCAGTCCTCCTGCGCCCCTTGAGCCGTCTTCGGTCAGCCCGTCTCCTACGCCGGACGTTTCTTTGACTGAGACGAGCAGCAGCCTGCTGAACGGCGTAACTACCAGAGATCTCAACTCAGGAAGTCCAAAGTCTGAAAACTCTGACTTGGCTGCCGTTTTGCCCCGGCCGGAGTCTTTGCGGACATCGCCGCCTCTTCTCGCTTCACATGACCCAGCCCCGTTGCTGCTCCCACACGCAAAGATAAAAGAGGAGCCTGAGAATCACACAGATGACGCCTCTGTCAAGAACCATGTGCCTCAGGATGATGTTGATTTTTCACCGCAGCCTTTGGGAAAGAAACCCGATAAGCcccccaccacccaaaaaagcgACTCGACTTACTGCAAGACCTTTGTTTGCAATGTATGCGAGAGCCCGTTTGGGTCCATGAAGGAGCTCGGCGGGCATATCGTCGAGCACGCGTCCGATAGGCCCTTCAAGTGTGAGTTCTGTCTGCAGTTGTTCGGCGACGCTGACGCCCTTCTCGCCCACCGGACCACGCTACACGGGGTGGGCACCATCTTCGTGTGCTCTCTTTGTTCCAAGGAGTTTGCCTTTCTCTGCAATCTGCAACAGCACCAAAAAGATTTGCATCCAAATGACGTCTGCACGCATACCTCCGTGGAGAGTGGTAAACTCAGGCCACAAAACTACACCGACCCATCCAGAGCCAAAGAAGAAATTAGCATCTCCACACCGGCACAAGAGACTCGTGTGGAAGCGCCGGAACAAAATGACGCTAGTCCCGCCAAGGAAAAGCCTGACGTTAATGGGAATCACGCCAATGACGGCGGCGAGGACCCCAATGAGGAGCTCTACACTACTATAAAGATCATGGCCTCTGAGGGCGGGAAGCCCAAAGGCCCCGACGTCCGTCTCGGCCAGAACCAGCATTACCCCAGTTACAAGCCGCCCCCCTTTCCCTATCACAGCCGTTCCCACGCCGGCTCCATGGCATCGGCGACCAACTTCACCACACACAACATCCCGCAGACGTTCACCACCGCCATCCGCTGCACCAAGTGCGGCAACAGCTTTGACAACATGCCCGAGCTGCACCAGCACATTTTGGCTTGCGCCAATGCCAGCGACAAGAAGCGCTACACTCCCAAAAAGAACCCCATCCCTCTTAAGCAAATAGTCAAATCTCCCAACGGAGTCGCGTCGCCCTCGGCAGGCCAGAGCGCCTTCCGAAGGATGGGCCAGCCAAAGCGACTTAACTTTAATCAGgatgtgaacaaaacaaaaatgagtgCCCTCAGTAAGAAGAAAAACCAGCTGGTTCAGAAGGCTATTTCACAAAAGAACAAAACCGCCACCTCGGCAAAGAAGGCCGCCATTAAAGTTGAAGAGGCGCAGAGTAACGTCTGCCCCCACTGC contains the following coding sequences:
- the prdm2b gene encoding PR domain zinc finger protein 2 isoform X1, with protein sequence MLAVPTLPLRVRRRRGGEWRREDGEEDCDWCYGSSLILGSLSHPETSCCWLAGWLLVWYSTVRGELRQPRDNSCTGGRKEKLSSLKKASRIDWADSPKTSRDKSVEMWDGEEGVKEEDEKPLTQGPSKVTPTEMTDHRDVRDTSVDTMDGANEEEEEEEDANTLQGHDEAQGQPDSSLEGIARGQSPSSPPQEADTDPDFDPLDLHGDSYPCQHCERHFSTRQGLERHIHIHTATGQQAQLFNCRYCSKSFGSQVGRRRHERRHESGLKKKPGSLAGTAHLLSPLVQTDISAPDRTSPTNQYAAVGSQLTGGPAHYSETVRKESGPHADPPFVLDENGAPKELHPCKYCNKAFGTHTNMRRHQRRIHERHLLPKGVRRKGMLLQEASAQPRPDASPNAGPALVYVPSADTEDETDRDDYVVDISKNISENLSFYIDGKIVSTNTVSTCEVIEVDTRSAALFGLDAVIISPSQLSQALKVEARASTAKQSSNFYPAPSKRRTSTPPLLPGLKVETETASSSSPNSLIQQAADSSGFQREKTVYLSPKLKQLLQTQDVQKSITFIADSHRLTSPLSVTPPQGPPSRFKRRTTSPPSSSQPGSPFRAEACKAETVNPYALKVPKLENLSSSSLDKEDTAALSPCGSNVAQTSSGSGGGNTCNQQPLDLSNTVSRRSDTPNKVVGDSALDLSLHRKSVADPDVKGSAVPQLQVKKRKPNTSMLEKVLMNEYVGLPLPTEEGPAPLANLAFQPQSPNVDSAHPSPPSLTPVTMNPSSPGTSSVTSTTPPPPVLPTMPSPQAIANSPLSQPSDSSAQRPLPVLSPKMSPRSPQVPSEEAESLFAGDEEEQHHSETLDSPDTPLQEPASPPAPLEPSSVSPSPTPDVSLTETSSSLLNGVTTRDLNSGSPKSENSDLAAVLPRPESLRTSPPLLASHDPAPLLLPHAKIKEEPENHTDDASVKNHVPQDDVDFSPQPLGKKPDKPPTTQKSDSTYCKTFVCNVCESPFGSMKELGGHIVEHASDRPFKCEFCLQLFGDADALLAHRTTLHGVGTIFVCSLCSKEFAFLCNLQQHQKDLHPNDVCTHTSVESGKLRPQNYTDPSRAKEEISISTPAQETRVEAPEQNDASPAKEKPDVNGNHANDGGEDPNEELYTTIKIMASEGGKPKGPDVRLGQNQHYPSYKPPPFPYHSRSHAGSMASATNFTTHNIPQTFTTAIRCTKCGNSFDNMPELHQHILACANASDKKRYTPKKNPIPLKQIVKSPNGVASPSAGQSAFRRMGQPKRLNFNQDVNKTKMSALSKKKNQLVQKAISQKNKTATSAKKAAIKVEEAQSNVCPHCGREFTYQASLGKHMAVSCPMKPAVKKKGKKKEAVSGAAEKNMSKKECEAAQTEPEPKPLGKTRARSSGAAELPEPPQTAKGKSVLKRPASFPAATPAAGKKAKKSQPQASPPHTPGDTAAQKQPVRLQRMGKATPKRLAEPKSSSPPQPKKEERFSLRMRERLGGPVTRSAQMAAPAVEAKAEDAPTPELKDAPEVLMK
- the prdm2b gene encoding PR domain zinc finger protein 2 isoform X2; amino-acid sequence: MWDGEEGVKEEDEKPLTQGPSKVTPTEMTDHRDVRDTSVDTMDGANEEEEEEEDANTLQGHDEAQGQPDSSLEGIARGQSPSSPPQEADTDPDFDPLDLHGDSYPCQHCERHFSTRQGLERHIHIHTATGQQAQLFNCRYCSKSFGSQVGRRRHERRHESGLKKKPGSLAGTAHLLSPLVQTDISAPDRTSPTNQYAAVGSQLTGGPAHYSETVRKESGPHADPPFVLDENGAPKELHPCKYCNKAFGTHTNMRRHQRRIHERHLLPKGVRRKGMLLQEASAQPRPDASPNAGPALVYVPSADTEDETDRDDYVVDISKNISENLSFYIDGKIVSTNTVSTCEVIEVDTRSAALFGLDAVIISPSQLSQALKVEARASTAKQSSNFYPAPSKRRTSTPPLLPGLKVETETASSSSPNSLIQQAADSSGFQREKTVYLSPKLKQLLQTQDVQKSITFIADSHRLTSPLSVTPPQGPPSRFKRRTTSPPSSSQPGSPFRAEACKAETVNPYALKVPKLENLSSSSLDKEDTAALSPCGSNVAQTSSGSGGGNTCNQQPLDLSNTVSRRSDTPNKVVGDSALDLSLHRKSVADPDVKGSAVPQLQVKKRKPNTSMLEKVLMNEYVGLPLPTEEGPAPLANLAFQPQSPNVDSAHPSPPSLTPVTMNPSSPGTSSVTSTTPPPPVLPTMPSPQAIANSPLSQPSDSSAQRPLPVLSPKMSPRSPQVPSEEAESLFAGDEEEQHHSETLDSPDTPLQEPASPPAPLEPSSVSPSPTPDVSLTETSSSLLNGVTTRDLNSGSPKSENSDLAAVLPRPESLRTSPPLLASHDPAPLLLPHAKIKEEPENHTDDASVKNHVPQDDVDFSPQPLGKKPDKPPTTQKSDSTYCKTFVCNVCESPFGSMKELGGHIVEHASDRPFKCEFCLQLFGDADALLAHRTTLHGVGTIFVCSLCSKEFAFLCNLQQHQKDLHPNDVCTHTSVESGKLRPQNYTDPSRAKEEISISTPAQETRVEAPEQNDASPAKEKPDVNGNHANDGGEDPNEELYTTIKIMASEGGKPKGPDVRLGQNQHYPSYKPPPFPYHSRSHAGSMASATNFTTHNIPQTFTTAIRCTKCGNSFDNMPELHQHILACANASDKKRYTPKKNPIPLKQIVKSPNGVASPSAGQSAFRRMGQPKRLNFNQDVNKTKMSALSKKKNQLVQKAISQKNKTATSAKKAAIKVEEAQSNVCPHCGREFTYQASLGKHMAVSCPMKPAVKKKGKKKEAVSGAAEKNMSKKECEAAQTEPEPKPLGKTRARSSGAAELPEPPQTAKGKSVLKRPASFPAATPAAGKKAKKSQPQASPPHTPGDTAAQKQPVRLQRMGKATPKRLAEPKSSSPPQPKKEERFSLRMRERLGGPVTRSAQMAAPAVEAKAEDAPTPELKDAPEVLMK